The window GTTGGTCTTCTTCCAATAGGGTGATTGTGTATTGATACGTTTTCCCATTAATGACAATATGTTCACTAGTTTCTTTGTTTAAATCTATCGTTCCGCCTTCTGATTGATTAGCAAAAAGACTCTCCATATCTTTCCCAACGGAATCTTTTTTATCAATTTCAAAGAGTTTTTCACACGCCTCGTTTATGAAAGCAACTTCATTTTGATCCGATACGATAACGATTGCTTTCTCCAACTTATTAAGAGCCATAGACAGTAAGTTCATATTCACAACTCCTATACAGCAAAACTAGCGAAATATTCTAAATTTGCTTAATTTTTTACTTTTATTAATTTTATCAAAAAAACTAATTTCCTTAAATGTTTTATTGTAGGAATAGTCCATATGAGATTATTTTTATAAAATCCAGTTGAATATATTTTGTACACAGTAAAGTATTTTTCTGTCATACTTCTATCTTCATTCCTAATCAATTACTTCTTAGCTATGATAAAATAAAGGATGCTTTCGTTTAGTATAAAGTATCTTTTAATCTAGGAGTGTTTTTAAATTATGAATAAAAAAGACATCGCACATTTTCGAAAACAATTTAAACCTGAAAACGAAGCTTTAAAAATAAGCGACATTTTTAATGTGTATATACTGAAGGAATCAAATGACATATACCACCACCAAAGCCAACCTTTCGAAATGCTAGATAAAGACCAACAAGAATTGTTTTTAAATAACTTTAAAAAAATGCTTGGTGGTCAACTAGACGAGAAACTATTTGAACTAAAGTTTCGTCGCGATGCGGACAATAATAGCCAGCTTATTTTGCATCAAGGGTTATTAAGCCCAGATGTTGACGGTTGGAGAGAGCAGATGCTTCAAGTAATAAGTAAAATGCTTGCCAGTCGCCAATATGAGATGGATATCGTTGTTACATTTATACGTGGCGAATACAGAAAGAAGATGAAGCGCGGAGGAGATGATACAGAAGAAAATGATAGAGGTACCGTTTATTCTCATCCTTTTATATTGTGTAGTATTAACAACACACAAGAACCGAAGAAAGAACTGCTTTTTGATTATGTAGGAAAAGAGTTTAAATACAATTTTGTTTTAGACCCCGTTATTAACCTTAATGCACCAATTGCAGGATTTCTTTTCCCAAGTTTTACGGATAACGCAGCAGACGTTAATCACGTTCTTTACTCCGCAGGAAAGGTGCACGAACCTGATCATACGTTCATAGAGGA is drawn from Bacillus alkalisoli and contains these coding sequences:
- a CDS encoding DUF4317 domain-containing protein, whose protein sequence is MNKKDIAHFRKQFKPENEALKISDIFNVYILKESNDIYHHQSQPFEMLDKDQQELFLNNFKKMLGGQLDEKLFELKFRRDADNNSQLILHQGLLSPDVDGWREQMLQVISKMLASRQYEMDIVVTFIRGEYRKKMKRGGDDTEENDRGTVYSHPFILCSINNTQEPKKELLFDYVGKEFKYNFVLDPVINLNAPIAGFLFPSFTDNAADVNHVLYSAGKVHEPDHTFIEDVLNGEETMTAKDDKIVFEEIIKNVTGDQLSTSTLSNVYDEIHRMIQENEEEEQPKLDYEDVGRVLRMSGVEEASTDKVELAFQRVIDDEKYEIKASSVLPKYNSKSIKINTKIANISISPQDLRYVKQIQFSGKSYLMIEVEEDTVIEGFKMIPEAFGEEK